In the genome of Ignavibacteriales bacterium, one region contains:
- a CDS encoding class I SAM-dependent methyltransferase: protein MQPDFLSAEFNFDDPELVSYLDELPFWSAPFGIALLEKVRYKKNITALDIGCGTGFPLTEIAMRLGSTSKVYGLDPWTAALDHLTSKLKVYNISNVELINGYAEEINLPDNSIDLIVSNNGLNNVQDLRRSLSECRRIAKNGCQFVATMNLDKTMIEFYNVFKDALVESGLRELTADVDKHIYEKRKPVDEMIALFEENNFRVNKSLSSFSYKFADGTSMLNYFLIRIAFIKSWKKIIPSERAQEIFLLIESKLNAKAHTDNGISLSVPYLVIDAELIE from the coding sequence ATGCAGCCTGATTTTCTATCTGCTGAATTTAATTTCGATGATCCTGAATTGGTTTCATATCTGGATGAACTTCCATTCTGGTCAGCACCGTTCGGAATTGCGTTGTTGGAAAAGGTGAGATATAAAAAAAATATCACTGCGCTGGATATCGGATGCGGTACCGGATTTCCTTTGACTGAAATAGCCATGCGGCTTGGTTCAACATCTAAAGTATACGGACTTGATCCATGGACTGCGGCACTTGATCATTTAACATCAAAACTTAAAGTCTATAACATTAGTAATGTCGAATTAATCAATGGCTACGCCGAAGAAATAAATCTACCTGATAATTCAATTGATTTAATCGTATCCAATAACGGTTTGAACAATGTCCAGGATCTTCGAAGATCTTTAAGTGAATGCAGAAGGATTGCAAAAAATGGCTGTCAGTTTGTTGCTACTATGAACCTCGACAAAACTATGATTGAGTTTTATAATGTATTTAAAGATGCTCTTGTTGAATCAGGATTACGTGAACTGACAGCCGATGTTGACAAACACATTTATGAAAAGAGAAAACCGGTGGATGAGATGATAGCACTGTTTGAAGAAAATAATTTCAGAGTAAATAAATCATTGTCTTCTTTCAGCTATAAATTCGCAGATGGAACATCAATGTTAAACTATTTCCTGATCAGAATAGCATTTATAAAAAGCTGGAAGAAAATCATTCCATCCGAAAGAGCTCAGGAAATTTTTTTGTTAATCGAATCGAAACTGAATGCTAAGGCACATACTGATAATGGGATAAGCCTGTCTGTTCCCTATCTTGTTATAGATGCAGAATTAATAGAATAA